One window of the Nothobranchius furzeri strain GRZ-AD chromosome 3, NfurGRZ-RIMD1, whole genome shotgun sequence genome contains the following:
- the LOC129153774 gene encoding uncharacterized protein, with protein MSILSEVTEDRAAAVDICTEASGLLMMFRRHFFEIGKFLLKVLGSLKSATSMLQSHSVDLCCASEVVSASLQALKQMREEERETLTSTPAPAAKRQRKTGSLLTGSVVMSTVGHAEDSTSPSQALKRALLNVLDIVVVEMETRFSKSNLNLMKAVSYLQPQSPSLLDPDMLRPLQKMTGSDKLSNEIFVAKIMLEKEFKGTMMVTVKSL; from the coding sequence atgagtatcctgtcagaggttacagaggacagagctgctgctgttgatatCTGTACAGAGGCATCAGGACTGCTGATGATGTTCAGGAGGCATTTCTTTGAAATAGGAAAATTCCTCCTAAAAGTTCTGGGTTCCCTGAAGTCTGCAACTTCTATGCTGCAGTCTCACtctgttgacctgtgctgtgcttccgaagtagtcagtgcatctctgcaggctttgaagcagatgagagaggaggaaagagagacattaaccagcacacctgcaccagctgctaaaagacaaagaaaaacagGCTCACTGCTAACAGGAAgtgttgtaatgtccactgtgggccacgcagaagactccacatcccctagccaggctctgaagagagctcttcTCAACGTTTTGGACATAGTCGttgtagagatggagacaagattctccaaaagcaatCTCAATCTCATGAAAGCAGTTAGCTACCTTCAGCCTCAGTCTCCCTCTCTTCTGGATCCTGACATGTTACGTCctctgcagaaaatgacaggaagtgacaaactttccaatgagatttttgttgcaaaaataatgttggagaaagAATTCAAAGGGACGATGATGGTAACAGTGAAGAGTTTGTAG